One Citrobacter amalonaticus genomic window carries:
- the udk gene encoding uridine kinase: MTDQSHQCVIIGIAGASASGKSLIASTLYRELREQVGDEHIGVIPEDSYYKDQSHLSMEERVKTNYDHPNAMDHSLLFQHLQALKRGSAIELPVYSYVEHTRMKETVRVEPKKVIILEGILLLTDARLREEMNFSIFVDTPLDICLMRRIKRDVNERGRSMDSVMAQYQKTVRPMFLQFIEPSKQYADIIVPRGGKNRIAIDILKAKISQFFE, from the coding sequence ATGACTGATCAGTCCCATCAGTGCGTCATTATCGGTATTGCTGGCGCATCGGCTTCCGGCAAGAGTCTTATTGCCAGTACCCTTTATCGCGAGTTGCGTGAACAAGTCGGTGACGAACATATCGGCGTTATTCCCGAAGACAGCTATTACAAAGATCAAAGCCATCTGTCGATGGAAGAACGCGTTAAAACCAACTACGACCATCCGAATGCGATGGATCACAGCCTCCTGTTTCAGCACCTGCAGGCCCTCAAACGGGGTTCGGCGATTGAGTTGCCGGTTTATAGCTACGTTGAACATACCCGCATGAAAGAGACGGTTCGCGTTGAGCCGAAAAAAGTCATCATTCTTGAAGGGATTTTGTTGCTGACCGACGCGCGTTTGCGCGAAGAGATGAACTTCTCTATTTTTGTCGATACCCCGCTGGATATCTGCCTGATGCGCCGTATCAAGCGTGATGTTAACGAACGCGGTCGTTCGATGGATTCCGTCATGGCGCAGTATCAGAAGACCGTGCGTCCGATGTTCCTGCAATTTATTGAACCGTCTAAACAGTACGCCGATATTATCGTGCCGCGCGGTGGGAAAAATCGCATCGCCATTGATATTCTGAAAGCGAAAATCAGTCAGTTCTTTGAATAA
- a CDS encoding diguanylate cyclase, translated as MSKPSQHVLVTLPHPLLRFVSLGLTAFIFTLFSLELSQFGTQLAPLWFPTSIMMVAFYRHAGRMWPGIALACSLGSIGASLVLFPPSALNFTYTAINIIEAAVGAMLLRKLLPWYNPLQNLNDWIRLAFGSAVIPPLLGGILVWIMSPHETPLKAFLIWVLSESIGALALVPLGLLFKPHYLLRHRNPRLLLETLLTLIVTLVLSWFAMKYVPWPFTLVIVLLMWSAVRLPRMEAFLIFLATVMMVSLMMAADPLLLVTPKVHVMNNLPWLPFLMILLPANIMTMVMYAFRAERKHITESEERFRNAMEYSAIGMALVGTEGQWLQANKALCQFLGYNQDELRALTFQQLTWPEDLNNDLEQLAMLVSGDINSYSMEKRYYTRAGEVVWALLAVSLVRHPDGTPLYFIAQIEDINDLKHTEWVNKRLMERITLANEAGGIGIWEWELQPDVISWDKRMFELYEVPAHVKPTWSVWYDCVIPEDREYAEKVVRDSLAARLPFKMEFRIAVKDGVRHIRSLANRVLNKDGEVERLLGINMDMTEVKQLNEALFQEKERLHITLDSIGEAVVCIDVDMKVTFMNPVAEKMSGWQQENAIGVPLLTVLRITFGDNGPLMENIYSADMSRSAIEQDVVLHCRNGGSYDIHYSITPLSTLDGGNIGSVLVIQDVTESRKMLRQLSYSATHDALTHLTNRASFENKLKLLLQTVRSAHQRHALVFIDLDRFKAVNDSAGHAAGDALLRELAQLMLSMLRSSDVLARLGGDEFGLLLPECNIESARFIATRIINAVNDYHFMWEGRLHRIGASAGITLIDENNCQAVEVMSQADIACYASKNGGRGQVTVYEPQQELAHHERAMMSLDEQWRMIKDNHLLMVARGVASPRIPEARNFWLISLRLWTSEGEVMEEQAFRASLADPALSHALDRRVLHEFFHHAAPAVASKGLSVALPLSAAGLISTTLIDELLAQLEQSALPGRLLHLIVPAEALLLHPQESTAAIQTLRQAGCHIIVSQIGRDLQIFNLMTKSMADYLLLDSELSASIHGNMMDEMLVSIIQGHAQRLGMKTIAGPVQTPIVMDTLSGIGIDQIYGDIIADAQPLDLLLNTSYFAIN; from the coding sequence ATGAGTAAACCATCCCAACATGTTTTAGTTACCTTGCCGCATCCTCTGCTGCGCTTCGTCAGTTTAGGACTGACGGCTTTTATTTTTACCCTTTTCTCACTGGAATTATCCCAGTTTGGTACCCAGCTCGCCCCGCTCTGGTTCCCGACGTCGATCATGATGGTGGCCTTTTACCGTCACGCCGGACGGATGTGGCCGGGAATTGCGCTCGCCTGTTCGTTAGGGAGCATTGGCGCATCGCTGGTCCTGTTTCCGCCCAGCGCGCTGAATTTTACCTACACGGCGATCAACATCATTGAAGCCGCGGTCGGCGCAATGCTGCTGCGTAAGCTGTTACCCTGGTACAATCCGTTGCAGAATCTCAATGACTGGATACGTCTCGCCTTTGGCAGTGCGGTTATCCCGCCGCTGTTGGGCGGTATTCTGGTGTGGATTATGTCGCCGCATGAAACGCCGTTGAAAGCGTTTCTGATTTGGGTGCTGTCGGAGTCCATCGGCGCTCTGGCGCTGGTACCGTTGGGATTATTGTTCAAACCACACTACTTGTTGCGCCACCGTAACCCACGCCTGCTCCTTGAAACATTGCTGACGCTAATCGTCACCCTGGTTCTGAGCTGGTTCGCCATGAAGTATGTTCCGTGGCCCTTTACGTTAGTGATCGTATTGCTGATGTGGAGCGCCGTGCGGTTGCCACGGATGGAGGCCTTTCTCATCTTCCTCGCTACTGTCATGATGGTATCACTGATGATGGCGGCCGACCCGTTACTGCTGGTCACCCCCAAAGTGCATGTGATGAACAACCTGCCGTGGCTACCGTTTTTAATGATTCTCTTACCCGCAAACATCATGACCATGGTGATGTATGCTTTTCGCGCCGAACGTAAGCACATTACAGAAAGCGAAGAGCGTTTTCGCAACGCGATGGAGTATTCGGCGATCGGCATGGCGCTGGTCGGTACAGAAGGACAATGGCTGCAGGCCAACAAAGCGTTATGCCAGTTTCTCGGCTATAACCAGGATGAGTTACGCGCGCTGACCTTTCAGCAACTCACCTGGCCAGAGGACCTGAATAACGATCTGGAACAACTCGCCATGCTGGTGAGCGGCGACATTAATAGTTATTCAATGGAGAAACGCTATTACACCCGGGCGGGCGAGGTCGTCTGGGCGCTGCTGGCCGTCTCGCTGGTCCGCCATCCTGATGGCACACCGCTTTACTTTATCGCGCAAATTGAAGACATCAACGATCTCAAACATACCGAATGGGTTAACAAGCGGCTGATGGAACGCATCACGCTGGCAAACGAAGCTGGCGGCATTGGGATCTGGGAATGGGAACTGCAACCCGACGTCATCAGTTGGGATAAGCGCATGTTCGAACTGTATGAGGTCCCCGCCCATGTTAAGCCGACCTGGTCAGTCTGGTACGACTGCGTTATCCCGGAAGATCGCGAGTATGCGGAAAAAGTGGTTCGCGACTCCTTAGCCGCGCGCCTGCCCTTTAAAATGGAATTCCGCATTGCGGTGAAAGACGGCGTCCGCCATATCCGCTCACTGGCGAATCGGGTGTTAAATAAAGATGGCGAAGTCGAGCGACTGCTCGGTATCAATATGGACATGACCGAAGTGAAGCAGTTGAATGAAGCGCTGTTTCAGGAAAAAGAACGTCTACACATTACCCTCGACTCCATCGGGGAAGCGGTGGTGTGTATTGACGTTGATATGAAGGTGACTTTTATGAACCCGGTCGCCGAGAAGATGAGCGGCTGGCAGCAAGAGAATGCCATTGGCGTGCCGCTGTTGACGGTACTGCGGATCACCTTTGGTGATAACGGCCCGCTGATGGAAAACATCTACAGCGCCGATATGTCCCGTTCCGCTATCGAACAGGATGTGGTTCTCCATTGTCGCAACGGCGGCAGTTACGATATTCACTACAGCATAACCCCGCTCAGCACCCTGGACGGCGGTAATATCGGTTCGGTGCTGGTAATTCAGGATGTCACCGAGTCACGTAAGATGTTGCGCCAACTGAGCTACAGCGCCACCCACGACGCCCTCACCCACCTGACCAACCGGGCCAGCTTTGAAAACAAACTGAAGCTGCTGCTGCAAACCGTGCGCAGTGCGCATCAGCGCCACGCGCTGGTCTTTATCGATCTTGATCGCTTTAAAGCGGTAAATGACAGCGCTGGTCACGCGGCGGGCGATGCACTGCTGCGTGAACTGGCGCAACTGATGCTCAGCATGTTGCGTTCCAGCGACGTGCTGGCGCGTCTGGGCGGCGATGAGTTCGGCCTGCTGCTGCCGGAGTGCAATATCGAAAGTGCACGCTTTATTGCCACGCGGATCATTAACGCCGTCAACGACTACCACTTTATGTGGGAAGGCCGCCTGCATCGCATTGGCGCCAGCGCCGGGATCACGCTCATCGACGAGAACAACTGTCAGGCGGTTGAGGTGATGTCGCAGGCGGATATTGCCTGTTATGCCTCTAAAAACGGCGGGCGTGGTCAGGTAACCGTGTATGAACCGCAGCAGGAACTGGCGCATCACGAACGCGCGATGATGTCGCTGGATGAACAGTGGCGGATGATTAAAGATAACCATTTGCTGATGGTCGCCCGCGGCGTCGCGTCACCACGCATTCCCGAAGCACGTAATTTCTGGCTGATCTCGCTGCGACTGTGGACCAGTGAAGGTGAAGTCATGGAAGAGCAGGCCTTTCGGGCAAGCTTAGCCGATCCGGCACTCAGCCATGCGCTGGATCGTCGCGTGCTCCATGAATTTTTCCATCATGCGGCGCCAGCGGTTGCCAGCAAAGGACTCAGCGTCGCTCTGCCGCTTTCGGCGGCGGGATTAATCAGCACAACGCTCATTGACGAACTTCTGGCTCAACTGGAGCAGAGCGCTCTGCCGGGACGCTTGCTACATCTGATTGTGCCTGCGGAAGCGCTGTTACTACACCCGCAGGAGAGCACCGCGGCAATCCAGACATTACGCCAGGCAGGGTGTCACATCATTGTGAGCCAGATTGGCCGCGATCTGCAGATCTTCAATCTGATGACCAAAAGTATGGCGGATTACCTGCTGCTCGACAGTGAATTGAGCGCCAGCATTCACGGCAACATGATGGATGAAATGCTGGTGTCGATCATCCAGGGTCACGCCCAGCGCCTGGGGATGAAAACCATTGCCGGGCCGGTGCAAACGCCGATCGTCATGGATACGCTGTCAGGTATTGGTATCGACCAGATTTATGGCGACATCATCGCCGACGCGCAGCCGCTGGATCTGCTACTCAACACCAGTTACTTCGCGATCAACTGA
- the alkA gene encoding DNA-3-methyladenine glycosylase 2 — translation MFTLSWQPPYDWSWMLGFLAARAVNGVETVEALRYTRSLAIGQHTGIITVVPDTVTNTLQVTLSEGLLPVADICLEKMERLFDLRCKPQQISHALGELGAARPGLRLPGSVDAFEQGVRAILGQLVSVAMAAKLTSKVARWYGDVLADAPEYVCFPTPEQLAAADPLDLKALGMPLMRANALIHLAQAARDGILVTQPPEDIEQGIKTLQGFPGIGRWTANYFALRGWQAKDVFLPDDYLIKQRFPGMTPAQIRRYAERWKPWRSYALLHIWYTEGWQPSVDREVTGVE, via the coding sequence ATGTTTACCCTGAGCTGGCAACCGCCTTATGACTGGTCATGGATGCTGGGTTTCCTTGCCGCCCGTGCGGTCAACGGTGTGGAAACCGTAGAGGCGTTACGCTACACGCGGAGTCTGGCGATAGGGCAACACACGGGAATTATCACTGTCGTCCCCGACACGGTGACAAACACGCTTCAGGTCACGTTGAGTGAAGGGTTATTGCCGGTCGCGGATATTTGCCTTGAAAAAATGGAGCGACTGTTTGATTTGCGCTGTAAACCGCAGCAGATCAGCCATGCGTTAGGTGAACTGGGCGCGGCGCGTCCTGGGCTGCGCCTGCCAGGTTCAGTGGACGCCTTTGAGCAGGGCGTTCGGGCGATTCTTGGCCAACTGGTGAGTGTGGCGATGGCGGCAAAGCTGACGTCGAAGGTCGCACGATGGTATGGCGACGTGTTAGCGGACGCCCCGGAATACGTCTGTTTCCCAACGCCTGAACAGCTGGCCGCAGCCGATCCGCTGGACCTGAAAGCGTTGGGTATGCCGCTGATGCGCGCCAACGCGCTTATCCATCTGGCGCAGGCCGCGCGGGATGGGATACTGGTAACTCAGCCGCCGGAAGATATTGAACAGGGAATTAAAACGCTACAGGGATTTCCGGGGATTGGTCGCTGGACGGCAAACTATTTTGCCCTGCGCGGCTGGCAGGCGAAGGATGTGTTTTTGCCTGACGACTATCTGATCAAACAACGTTTTCCGGGAATGACGCCTGCGCAGATCCGTCGCTATGCGGAGCGCTGGAAACCCTGGCGCTCCTACGCGTTATTGCACATCTGGTATACCGAGGGATGGCAGCCGTCAGTTGATCGCGAAGTAACTGGTGTTGAGTAG
- the yegD gene encoding molecular chaperone, which translates to MFIGFDYGTANCSVAVMRDGKPQLLKMENGSTLLPSMLCAPTRESVSEWLYRHHDVPTPDDETQALLRRAIRFNRDEDIDVHASSVQFGLSSLGHYIDDPEEVYFVKSPKSFLGASGLKPQQVALFEDLVCAMMLHIRQQAQNQLPETITQAVIGRPINFQGLGGDEANSQAQGILERAAKRAGFQDVVFQYEPVAAGLDYEATLQEEKRVLVVDIGGGTTDCSLLLMGPQWHHRADRESSLLGHSGCRVGGNDLDIALAFKHLMPLLGMGGETEKGIALPVLPWWNAVAINDVPAQSDFYSSATGRLLNDLVRDAREPEQVALLLKVWRQRLGYRLVRSAEESKITLSAQADVNAALPFIRDDLATVISQQGLESALDQPLSRILEQVQLALDNAQEKPDVIYLTGGSARSPLIKKALAAKLPGIPIAGGDDFGSVTAGLARWAEVVFR; encoded by the coding sequence GTGTTTATTGGATTTGATTACGGTACCGCTAACTGTTCTGTCGCCGTCATGCGCGACGGCAAGCCGCAACTGCTGAAAATGGAAAATGGCAGTACGCTGCTGCCTTCCATGCTTTGCGCGCCGACGCGTGAATCGGTGAGCGAATGGCTCTACCGCCATCATGATGTTCCGACACCGGACGATGAAACACAGGCGCTGCTGCGTCGGGCCATTCGCTTCAATCGCGACGAGGATATTGACGTTCACGCCAGCAGCGTACAGTTTGGCCTGTCATCGCTTGGACACTATATTGACGACCCGGAAGAGGTGTACTTCGTTAAATCGCCGAAATCGTTCCTCGGCGCCAGCGGGCTAAAACCGCAGCAGGTCGCACTGTTCGAAGATTTAGTCTGCGCAATGATGCTGCACATCCGTCAACAGGCACAAAACCAGCTCCCCGAAACCATCACCCAGGCCGTGATTGGACGCCCCATTAACTTCCAGGGATTAGGCGGCGATGAGGCGAACAGCCAGGCACAGGGCATTCTGGAGCGCGCGGCCAAACGAGCCGGCTTCCAGGATGTCGTTTTCCAGTATGAGCCGGTGGCGGCGGGACTGGATTACGAAGCGACATTACAGGAAGAGAAACGCGTCCTGGTGGTGGATATCGGCGGGGGGACCACCGACTGTTCGTTACTGCTGATGGGGCCACAATGGCATCACCGCGCCGATCGCGAATCCAGCCTGTTGGGGCACAGCGGCTGTCGCGTTGGCGGGAACGATCTGGATATCGCGCTGGCGTTTAAACACCTGATGCCGCTGCTGGGGATGGGAGGCGAAACCGAGAAAGGAATCGCCCTGCCCGTGCTGCCGTGGTGGAACGCAGTGGCGATCAACGACGTTCCGGCGCAAAGCGATTTCTACAGCAGCGCCACGGGGCGTCTGCTGAACGACCTGGTACGCGATGCCCGCGAACCGGAACAGGTGGCGCTGCTGCTGAAAGTCTGGCGTCAACGTCTCGGTTATCGACTGGTCCGCAGCGCCGAAGAGAGCAAAATTACGCTGTCCGCACAAGCCGACGTTAACGCAGCGCTCCCGTTTATCCGCGACGATCTGGCCACTGTCATCAGCCAACAGGGGCTGGAGAGCGCGCTGGATCAGCCGCTTTCCCGGATACTGGAACAGGTGCAACTGGCGCTGGATAACGCCCAGGAAAAGCCAGACGTCATCTATCTGACCGGCGGCAGCGCCCGCTCGCCGCTGATCAAAAAAGCGCTGGCCGCCAAACTGCCGGGTATTCCCATTGCCGGTGGCGATGACTTCGGTTCCGTCACCGCGGGTCTGGCCCGCTGGGCTGAGGTGGTATTCCGCTAA
- a CDS encoding type I toxin-antitoxin system Ibs family toxin: MMKAVIILVILLVISLPAY, from the coding sequence ATGATGAAGGCAGTCATCATACTGGTGATACTCTTAGTCATTAGCTTACCGGCTTACTAA
- a CDS encoding MdtA/MuxA family multidrug efflux RND transporter periplasmic adaptor subunit produces the protein MKGSNKSRWVIAIVVVIAAIAAFWFWQNRGEPQSTAPGATGQAKSTAGAGRRGMRSGPLAPVQAATATEQAVPRYLTGLGTMTAANTVTVRSRVDGQLLALHFQEGQQVKAGDLLAEIDPSQFKVALAQAQGVLAKDKATLANARRDLARYQQLVKSNLVSRQELDAQQALVSESEGTIKADEASVASAQLQLDWSRITAPVDGRVGLKQVDVGNQISSGDTNGIVVITQTHPIDLIFTLPESDIATVVQAQKSGQPLVVEAWDRTNSKKLSAGVLLSLDNQIDVTTGTIKVKARFDNQDDALFPNQFVNARMLVDTEQNAVVIPTAALQMGNEGHFVWVLNDENKVSKHLVKTGIQDSQKVVISAGISAGDRVVTDGIDRLTEGAKVEVVDAQAAATTDTKATSREYGKKGARS, from the coding sequence ATGAAAGGCAGTAACAAATCCCGCTGGGTGATAGCCATCGTGGTGGTCATCGCCGCCATCGCCGCATTCTGGTTCTGGCAAAACCGGGGCGAACCGCAGAGCACCGCGCCCGGCGCTACCGGACAAGCGAAGTCAACGGCTGGCGCAGGTCGTCGCGGTATGCGCTCCGGTCCACTCGCGCCGGTGCAGGCCGCGACCGCCACGGAGCAGGCCGTTCCGCGTTATCTCACTGGTCTGGGCACGATGACCGCAGCCAACACCGTCACCGTACGTAGCCGCGTGGATGGACAACTGCTGGCGCTGCATTTCCAGGAGGGTCAACAGGTTAAAGCCGGTGACCTGCTGGCGGAGATCGATCCCAGCCAGTTTAAAGTGGCACTGGCACAGGCGCAGGGCGTGCTGGCGAAAGACAAAGCCACCCTCGCTAACGCCCGTCGCGATCTGGCCCGTTACCAGCAACTGGTCAAAAGCAACTTAGTCTCCCGCCAGGAGCTGGACGCCCAGCAGGCGCTGGTGAGCGAATCCGAAGGCACGATTAAGGCCGATGAAGCCAGCGTCGCCAGCGCGCAGCTGCAACTCGACTGGAGCCGCATCACCGCGCCGGTCGATGGTCGCGTCGGTCTGAAACAGGTAGATGTCGGCAATCAGATTTCCAGTGGTGACACCAACGGTATTGTGGTGATCACCCAGACGCATCCCATCGACCTGATTTTCACCCTACCGGAAAGCGATATCGCCACCGTCGTGCAGGCGCAAAAAAGCGGACAGCCGCTGGTCGTTGAAGCCTGGGATCGAACCAATTCGAAAAAGCTTAGCGCGGGCGTATTGCTGAGTCTGGACAATCAGATCGATGTCACTACCGGGACAATCAAAGTCAAAGCTCGCTTTGATAACCAGGATGACGCGCTGTTCCCGAATCAGTTTGTGAATGCCCGAATGCTGGTCGACACCGAACAAAACGCCGTAGTGATCCCGACTGCCGCCCTGCAAATGGGTAACGAGGGTCACTTCGTCTGGGTGCTGAACGATGAAAACAAAGTCAGTAAGCACTTGGTCAAAACGGGTATTCAGGACAGCCAGAAGGTAGTGATCAGCGCCGGGATTTCAGCCGGTGATCGCGTCGTCACCGACGGGATTGACCGCCTGACGGAAGGGGCGAAAGTGGAAGTGGTAGACGCGCAGGCCGCCGCCACAACCGATACAAAAGCCACCAGCCGTGAATACGGTAAGAAAGGAGCGCGCTCCTGA
- the mdtB gene encoding multidrug efflux RND transporter permease subunit MdtB, with protein MQVLPPSSTGGPSRLFIMRPVATTLLMVAILLAGIIGYRFLPVSALPEVDYPTIQVVTLYPGASPDVMTSAVTAPLERQFGQMSGLKQMSSQSSGGASVVTLQFQLTLPLDVAEQEVQAAINAATNLLPGDLPNPPVYSKVNPADPPIMTLAVTSTAMPMTQVEDMVETRVAQKISQVSGVGLVTLSGGQRPAVRVKLNAQAIAALGLTSETVRTAITGANVNSAKGSLDGPTRAVTLSANDQMQSADEYRQLIIAYQNGAPVRLGDVATVEQGAENSWLGAWANKEQAIVMNVQRQPGANIISTADSIHQMLPQLKESLPKSVNVTVLSDRTTNIRASVSDTQFELMLAIALVVMIIYLFLRNIPATIIPGVAVPLSLIGTFAVMVFLDFSINNLTLMALTIATGFVVDDAIVVIENISRYIEKGEKPLTAALKGAGEIGFTIISLTFSLIAVLIPLLFMGDIVGRLFREFAVTLAVAILISAVVSLTLTPMMCARMLSQESLRKQNRFSRASEKMFDRVIAGYGHWLAKVLNHPWLTLSVALGTLLLSIMLWVFIPKGFFPIQDNGIIQGTLQAPQSSSFTSMAQRQRQVSDVILKDPAVESLTSFVGVDGTNPSLNSARLQINLKPLDERDDRVQKVIARLQDAVARVPGVDLYLQPTQDLTIDTQVSRTQYQFTLQATSLDALSTWVPQLMEKLQALPQLSDVSSDWQDQGLVAYVNVDRDSASRLGISMADVDNALYNAFGQRLISTIYTQANQYRVVLEHNTETTPGLAALDSIRLTSSDGGMVPLSAIAKIEQRFAPLSINHLDQFPVTTISFNVPDGYSLGDAVQSILDTEKTLNLPVDITTQFQGSTLAFQAALSSTIWLIVAAVVAMYIVLGVLYESFIHPITILSTLPTAGVGALLALMIAGSELGVIAIIGIILLIGIVKKNAIMMIDFALAAEREQGMAPREAIFQACLLRFRPILMTTLAALLGALPLMLSTGVGAELRRPLGIGMVGGLLVSQVLTLFTTPVIYLLFDRLSLYMKNRFSHREEEA; from the coding sequence ATGCAGGTGTTACCTCCAAGCAGCACGGGCGGCCCGTCGCGCCTGTTTATTATGCGTCCTGTCGCCACCACGCTGCTGATGGTGGCGATTCTCCTCGCCGGGATCATCGGCTATCGTTTCCTGCCCGTTTCCGCGCTGCCGGAGGTGGACTATCCCACCATTCAGGTGGTGACGTTGTATCCTGGCGCCAGTCCGGATGTGATGACCTCTGCGGTCACCGCGCCGCTGGAACGTCAGTTTGGCCAGATGTCCGGACTGAAACAGATGTCGTCGCAAAGCTCCGGCGGCGCGTCGGTGGTGACGCTCCAGTTCCAGTTGACCCTGCCGCTGGATGTGGCCGAACAGGAAGTTCAGGCGGCCATTAACGCCGCCACCAACCTGCTGCCGGGCGACCTGCCGAACCCGCCGGTCTACAGCAAGGTCAACCCTGCCGATCCGCCGATCATGACGCTGGCGGTGACCTCTACCGCCATGCCGATGACCCAGGTAGAAGACATGGTTGAAACCCGCGTGGCGCAGAAAATCTCCCAGGTCTCCGGCGTCGGGTTAGTGACGCTCTCCGGCGGTCAACGTCCGGCGGTCCGCGTGAAACTCAATGCGCAGGCCATTGCCGCGCTGGGCCTGACCAGCGAAACCGTCCGCACGGCGATTACCGGCGCGAACGTCAACTCCGCCAAGGGCAGCCTTGATGGCCCTACTCGCGCGGTGACGCTCTCAGCGAACGATCAGATGCAGTCTGCCGACGAATACCGCCAGCTCATTATTGCTTACCAGAACGGCGCGCCGGTTCGTCTGGGCGATGTCGCTACCGTTGAACAAGGGGCAGAAAACAGCTGGCTCGGCGCATGGGCAAATAAAGAACAGGCTATTGTGATGAACGTCCAGCGCCAGCCTGGCGCTAACATCATCTCAACGGCAGACAGCATTCATCAGATGTTGCCACAGCTTAAAGAGAGCCTGCCGAAATCGGTGAACGTGACGGTACTGTCCGACCGCACCACCAACATCCGCGCCTCGGTGAGCGACACCCAGTTCGAGTTAATGCTGGCCATCGCGCTGGTCGTGATGATCATCTATCTGTTCCTGCGCAATATTCCCGCCACCATTATCCCCGGCGTTGCCGTCCCGCTGTCGCTGATCGGCACGTTTGCAGTGATGGTGTTTCTCGATTTCTCCATCAACAACCTGACGCTAATGGCGCTGACCATTGCCACCGGCTTTGTGGTGGATGATGCGATTGTGGTGATCGAAAACATTTCGCGCTATATCGAAAAAGGGGAAAAACCGCTGACGGCCGCGCTGAAAGGGGCCGGAGAAATCGGCTTTACCATTATCTCATTGACCTTCTCGCTGATTGCGGTCCTGATCCCGCTGCTGTTCATGGGCGATATCGTGGGGCGTCTGTTCCGCGAATTTGCCGTGACGCTGGCGGTGGCGATTTTAATCTCTGCGGTGGTGTCGTTAACTCTGACGCCAATGATGTGCGCCAGAATGCTGAGCCAGGAGTCGTTGCGTAAGCAAAACCGCTTCTCCCGCGCGTCGGAGAAAATGTTTGACCGTGTGATTGCCGGTTACGGACACTGGCTGGCGAAGGTGCTGAACCATCCCTGGCTGACGCTGAGCGTGGCGCTGGGCACCCTGCTGTTAAGCATCATGCTGTGGGTGTTTATTCCAAAAGGCTTCTTCCCGATCCAGGATAACGGCATCATTCAGGGCACGTTGCAGGCGCCGCAGTCCAGTTCCTTTACCAGTATGGCCCAGCGCCAGCGGCAGGTGTCGGACGTGATACTGAAAGATCCGGCGGTTGAAAGCCTGACCTCCTTTGTCGGCGTCGATGGCACCAACCCGTCGCTGAACAGCGCGCGTCTGCAAATCAACCTGAAACCGCTCGACGAACGTGATGATCGCGTCCAGAAGGTGATCGCCCGTTTGCAGGACGCCGTGGCGAGAGTACCGGGCGTCGACTTGTATCTGCAACCGACGCAGGATCTGACGATCGATACACAGGTCAGCCGCACGCAGTATCAGTTCACGCTGCAGGCCACCTCGCTGGATGCCCTCAGCACCTGGGTGCCGCAACTGATGGAAAAACTGCAGGCGTTGCCGCAGCTTTCTGACGTCAGCAGTGACTGGCAGGATCAGGGCCTGGTGGCGTATGTGAATGTCGATCGCGACAGCGCCAGTCGGCTGGGGATCAGCATGGCGGATGTCGATAATGCGCTGTATAACGCCTTCGGTCAGCGCCTGATTTCTACGATCTACACCCAGGCGAATCAGTATCGCGTGGTGCTGGAACACAATACCGAAACTACGCCTGGGCTGGCGGCGCTCGATTCGATCCGTCTGACCAGCAGCGACGGCGGCATGGTGCCGCTCAGCGCCATCGCTAAAATTGAGCAGCGCTTCGCGCCGCTCTCGATTAACCATCTGGATCAGTTCCCGGTCACCACTATCTCGTTTAACGTTCCGGACGGTTATTCGCTGGGCGATGCAGTTCAGTCAATTCTCGATACCGAAAAAACGCTGAATCTGCCCGTGGATATCACCACTCAGTTCCAGGGCAGCACCCTCGCCTTCCAGGCGGCGTTGAGCAGCACCATCTGGTTGATTGTCGCGGCGGTGGTGGCGATGTATATCGTGCTCGGCGTGCTGTACGAAAGCTTTATTCACCCGATCACCATTCTCTCTACGCTGCCCACGGCGGGGGTCGGCGCGTTGCTGGCGCTGATGATTGCCGGGAGCGAACTCGGCGTGATCGCCATTATCGGCATTATTTTGCTGATCGGCATCGTGAAGAAAAATGCCATCATGATGATCGACTTTGCCCTTGCTGCTGAGCGCGAACAGGGGATGGCGCCGCGCGAGGCGATTTTCCAGGCCTGTCTGCTGCGTTTTCGTCCGATTCTGATGACCACGCTGGCAGCGCTGCTGGGCGCACTGCCACTGATGCTGAGCACCGGCGTGGGGGCAGAACTGCGCCGTCCGCTGGGGATTGGTATGGTGGGCGGCTTACTGGTCAGCCAGGTGTTGACACTGTTCACCACCCCGGTTATCTATCTGCTGTTTGACCGCCTGTCGCTATATATGAAAAACCGCTTCTCTCACCGGGAAGAGGAGGCGTAA